The Mauremys reevesii isolate NIE-2019 linkage group 7, ASM1616193v1, whole genome shotgun sequence genome includes the window GTTGTGAGTGAGTTGGAGGGCTTGTAATACTTACCTAAAAAGCCAACACTATTTGCCCTGGATATTGTTTTATTAGCCCCTTGAAAGccctgtattttatttatttatttgcctcCTGACCTAGTGACTTTCACGGCATACTCACTGGCAAAGGGCTGCACTGGCTTGCAGTAGGTGGAAAGATATGCTTCTGAATTATGAATGGATGGAATTCCTATCCttctagggcctgatctaaagcccattgaagaaaatagaaaagagaTTGCAACTCCAGCACCCCTGTTATTAAGAGCAGCATGAATTTCAGCATATGTCCTCTCAAACGCTGCGTACTGAGGCACAGGTTAAAATGTCAGCATGACTGTATCTTTATTTGGGTAGCGAATATATCCAGTTTTCTTATGCAGTCATTCAAAACTTTAGGACTTCTGTTGTTCTTGAGGAATTCCATTAATATGATACCGTGCACTGACACAGTATAGTGGTATTAAACGGTTGCGAGTCAGCTAAGCATATCTTGCATTTATTTGGTCAAGGGGTCTTATTTACTGTTGGGCCACGCTCCTAAGGATTATTAAATTTACTGTTAAGACTtattcttccttttttcttttactggaaaCTCACTAAAAGGTGCAATTAATAAATTACAAAAATGGCTTGTAAATGGTTTCTGTTCCAACTGTTGTTCGCATTCACACTTGAAAGTGATGTGCAGAATATTCATGGTGGTGAAATAGATGTCAGTTTAGCTAATGACAAACTTTGAGTTACAATGTAATAATAGGATTAATTCCTTTTCATTAGCAATGCAGTGACTATAACACTGTACGTAAACCGGTGCAGAATAGCTCATGTGGGGCTATCCAGTTGTCAAAGGCTATCACAGGATTTCATTAAGTTTTATGGCTGTTATTTAATGGATCGATTTCATTCAAAACATCTTCATTAACTTGCAATCCCTGGTGATTGTGTAATTAATCATCACAGTGTAAACACATCCTATATGCTTATACTCGtataaaaatgcaaatatatGGAATTCATTtatgttatttatttatgttgTCACAATGCATAGAGTAAGAATTGACATAAAGAGGATGAAAACTGTATGTAGAAAAGGAGATTTCTATCTCAAGTGCTAGAAATTCTGATCATTTATAAAACACATTAAATGTTTAGTCCTCAAAGTTAATATTTGCCAGCTCCAAGAAATTTACATTCACAAATGGTTTTAATCTGCATCCATCAGTTTATTAGCAAGTTAATAATTGTTAGCGGTCGCACAGTTTTTCTTTGAGAGCACAAAGCctttttaaacaaacactttGACTGAATGGAACTTTCTTTGTTACTGAACACCACATGGGCCTGGTCATTTCTTACGCAGTATTCTGATTTATTGGAAGCTTAATTTGTGAGCCAGCTTAAGTAACTAAATGTTCAGAAACCTGAAAATTCatatttctctctctgtttttttcctAGGGGGATATGAAACCTTTTACTCTCAATATCCTGAGTGCTGTGTCGATGTAAAACCCATTTCCCCAGAGAGAAATGAAACGGAGAGAAACCTCAACAGCCACTGTGAGAAGCAGAGCACCAACTACAAACCGGCTTATGATCAGGTGTGTTTAGGGGAAGTTGTGAATaattctccctgtcccctcccccacatagACATTTTCCAGGGCTTCCTGTTATAATTGACTATTCACTCTGTTATTTTCATCTGGTGCTTCAATTAAGCTGTCAAAGAATGGGTCTGTGTTTTTTCCTGTTTTCCTGGGGTCGTAAGTGCTGAAGACTTGAGATTAGGATTGGAGCCAGCAAATACCACTTAACAGAGCAaacaaattcaaaatgatctgacaAATGCTATAGGGGAAGGGAAATATATAGGGAAAGGGAAACAGGGGTAAGGAGAACATAGCATTTGCTGCACCTCTGAGGTTCAGATTAGTTGTAGGTTATTTCTTAGGGACTTAAAgggaaataattggagatataccaatctcctagaactgtttgagcattggcctgctaaacccagggttgtgagttcaatcctgaaAGGGAAAGGCACTCGAGGAATCCTCTGTCCTCTTTGCAACGTGTTGCCCCCATCTCGTGCAAAAGTCCAAAAAAATTTACAATCTGGTTACCTTAGAATCTAACTATTTATTATATAAAGTGTATGATACACAATATTTTCACAGCAGCCAGCTTCTGCTCCCATTAACTTCCATGGTACAGGACTGAGCCCACAGAAAGAGCTTTCACTTATCCCAAGCAAtaggaaaaaaagcaaaataccatctgtcttatttttttaaaatccataatTACAGATGTGCCAGATAGTCTTTGTGGTATCTTGGGACAACAATATTTGTACATAtctgattccctcccccccctcccccccggcctcGCCCCGCCACCCCAATTGAGAAATAACCAAATCTTGATCTGAGAAACTGCGGCAACTCTTCTGGAGGTACTGACAGCCAAAGGAATCATGATGCCTCTTGAATTAAAGCCCCTAAGTAGATCACAAATGATAGCTGCATCTAACTTGTGAAATATCTGCATACCACTGCTATGCAAACAGCCCTGGGTACTAGTAAAAAAGCCATTGTAGTGTGAATCACAATCCACATGTCAAATAAAGAGCCCTTCCAAATACTGCTCAGTAGTACCTTGTACTAGTGTTTTCAAAACAAGGAAAACCACAAACCAGCATAACTAGCACAAATATTCTATTTTGTTGACTTTCTCATCACACTGGCAGGTACATCACAGTCAGCAAAAGGAGACTTTCCTTTTCAAAATCCTTAAGCAGCAAATGTCACTCTAGGGGACTTAAATCTtaaagcaggggcaggaaaagaaCTGCCACATGTATTATCAGCCATTAAGGACTTACGCACCTATCTACCTTTGATCTCCAACGCTTTTCACTCCCctgtatcagtggttctcaaccaggggtacatgtacccctgcgGATACACAGAAGGCTTTCAGagggtacatcaattcatctagatatttgcctagttttacaacaggctacataaaaagcactagtaaagtcagtaaaaactaaaatttcatacagacaatgactttttTTTATATTGACCTATAGTCTATACACTGAGATGTAAGtagaatatttatattccagttgatttattttgtaattctatggttaaaatgcagagccccctggaccagtggccaggacccgggcagtgtgagtgccactgaaaatcagctcacatgcgtgccataggttgcctgctcCTCtgttagaagctgggaatgggcaacaggggatggatcacttgatggttacctgttctgttcattccctctggggcacctggcattggccactgtcagtggacaggatactgggctagatggacctttggtctgacccagtatggccgttcttatgagtgAGAGTGGGAGGACTAGGTTCTGTGACTAGATCAATTTCTCTGTGATGAGGACACACAGGGTAGGTACTTCCTCTTTGTGGCATTTCCACTGGGGAGATCCTCATAACCTGAAACACACCCAGTGGAACACTTCTGTTTACAGCTCTCACTCTGGGATCAAGATGATTTCGTTCAGTAGGGTTCTGTTTCTTGAACCTGGAGGCCAGTTTTGTCCTGAGCAGGCTGAGCATGTTCATTCCTTTTTActgctgaacaaaacattttctaaaaGGCACTCTTATGGAGCGTGTCTCTAGGTGACTTGTAAAGGGAAAGCACTCGGATTCCAGCCACTTTCCCATTATGTGCCGAATAACAGCATTAGTAGCCAGACTAAGGCAGGTATTCAGCATAGTGCAAATGAAGGCTGTGCCGTTCAGCCTGGTTGCTGTGCAGTGAGCGCACCATGGGAAAGTTACCTGCCGAATTCAGTCACTTTGAAATGCTTCTCTGTCAGGCtgtgttttgggttttgttccccttctctccctcctcccccgcatcTAGTCTTTACTTCCTTTCGTGGAAGAAGGAACAGAGATTACATCTCTGGTGGCAGAGAGCTGTGGgtggcccagagcagcaggagtgAGTGTTTGGTGCATATGACGTGGCAGAGTTCTGTGCCTCCGTGTTACTGCTGTTAGGCGGGCAGGAAATGGAGGCAGCTAAGCTAAGCTTTGTCACCAAGGTCGGGGGAGGCTCTGCAAACAGACACCAGCTGTCACTGTGCAAGTGTGGGTGAAAAAGGTGCTTTACTCCTCAATCCATTTATGTTTTCAGGTTTGCTTTCAAAGCAGCCATACAATCAGCACACACACATATCTAGGCATTCGGAagtctttgggggtggggggattgtttggtttttgttgtttttttttcttggttaCAAATTAAGTACCGTGAGGTTTCTTGTTAACATACTTGGTGTGCGTGGTTTCCAAGCCCTGCATTCAAAGCACTAACTGGCCTTCTGGGCACACCTTTTGTGCACTGCTTTGAAATGGCACCACCCTTTTTGCCTCCGCAAAAACTCCAGGGAAATTAGCTTCACATATGAAAGCAGTTTGGGTGGGTTCTAAGGGGAAGCACTTTAAAGAAAGCAGGAAACATCATGCGCACGAGTGGGCTGGAACTGATTTCGGACCTTACAGATGTGGACGGACAAGAAAATGAAAGCTTTTTTCTGTGTGGGCTCTGCCATTAACTATGATTCACTGGCCAGGATCTAAAACCACCAGACAGGGGAGTCAGCACCCACGCTGGCTCTGCTGAATTTCTCTGTTCAATGATTCTGCCATCACTTAAGACAAAGCtcactttggggggggggcaaaaaagCAAAATAACATCTATTTTTATCTTTAACTTCCAGGGTGGTCCAGTTGAAATCCTGCCTTTCCTTTACCTTGGCAGTGCCTACCATGCTTCCAAGTGTGAGTTCCTAGCCAACCTGCACATCACAGCCTTGCTCAATGTCTCCAGGAAAGGTTCAGAGTCCTTTAAAGAGCAGTATTGTTATAAATGGATCCCAGTGGAGGACAGTCACATGGCAGACATCAGCTCTCACTTCCAGGAAGCCATAGATTTCATTGGTAGGTATAGCTATTCTCctgtatctttaaaaaatatttaagagtcactgaatttttaaaaatctggaatACTCTGTACTTCTATAGCATCTTTCAGCTAAGGAACTCAAAGCGCTTTTCAAATCATGAAAGGCCCATGAGGTGGTCAAGGGTTATACTGATTTCACATAAGGGCAAATTGACATATGGAGCAGTTAAGGATTTTGTTTAAGGTTTCATAAGTCAGTGGTAAAGTTAGGAATAAAACCCAGCAATCTGATCGCCTTCTCTTGTTCCAACCCAATAGACAACAGACCTAAAAACTAGATCTACATCTGTCTGAATATGAAAATCACTGTTTAAATACTAAATCTAGATCTATGTGCAAAATCCATATGGAATTGGCACACAAATTAACTTTTGAGAGGGAAAACTGCATTTAACCATTCTGTCTTATAAATGggattcatttaaaaaagatCTCTTCTGGCTAAATGTGGCAACTAATTTACACACATTCCCAGAAAAGGGAAAGCACAAATTATTTTCACGCATTCCCAGATGTCATTGCAAATGCCCAGGCTTACTGTAATCATGTATAAAATGAGATGGATAGTTTTTTTTCTCACCATCAGAGGAATTTAAAGCAGGCAAATAAGGAAAATGTGGACTAGGAGCATAGTTTCTTCCCGGGTCTCTTTTCTAGATTTGTGTAGAGAGCAGAATTTGAGGACAAATGTGATTTATATTCGGGTTTGTCGGGAGAAGACCGAACAAGGCAACTCAGTGGCATCAAGTTGCACAGACTACAGGCATACGTAGGGCAGGGGCAATGGAACGGTGCTGGAGATAATTGAGGTTTCTTTAGGTGTCTGTAAGACTGCAGCAAACACGCATGTAATTTCAGCACAATAAAGGAATGTTTCCAAAGACAACAGTCTTCCTTCTAGCTTTCGTCTGGGGGTGTCCTCTGCCCATCGGTCCTTGTCCAAAGCCTactaaagttaatggaaagactcccactggctTTCTTGGCCTATGGACAAGGCCCATGATTCCTAGTGAATACAGGGTTAGCTtagtatttgtttgtttgtttgtttgtttgtattgcagtaatgcctaggagtcccagtcatgggaccagaaccccattgtggcAGGCGCTGTCCCCATTATTGCAGAGCCATTTTGGCCTTGCTTTTCCTTTAATTCCTTTTGATTACTAAAGCCTAGTCTACATGAGAAAATTAGGTCTATCAACTATCTCAGTCAGGGGGGTGAGAAATCCACATGCTGAGGGGCAGcattaagccaacctaagtccgGGTGCagagctaggtcgacagaagaattcttccattgacctagctactgcctttcggggaggtggattacctacgccgATGGGAGAACCCTTTCCGTCGGAgtaggcagtgtctacactgacatgctacagctgcattggtgcacctacgccactgtagcattttacatGTAGACAAGTGCTTagtaacttagggtatgtctacacagggataaaagacccaTGTCCCACCTGCGGtgggcctgggtcagctgacttgggctcactggGCATGGACTGCATGGGGAAAAATTACTGTGttgacttctgggcttgggccagGGCCTCAGCTCTGGGACCCAGGGAGGAGGGAGCATCTACACAGCATTTTTTCAGTGATGACTGTGAGCGCAAGTCAGCTGACCAAGGCCAGCTAAGGGTTTTTTATCCCTCTGTAGACACACCCTTAACTTTTGCTTTAGAGTAACCCTGTCTTGCATAAAATTGGGAGGCCTTCTGAAAGATCCAGACCTCCCCTCTCACCCCCAGGATATTGGCTAGACCTAGATGGGGTTAATGGCATGGCAGTTAACTGTGTGGAGCACTACAAAAGGAAGGCACAATGTAAAACACAGAGTAGATGGGTGTAACCCTGCATGGAGACTTGTGCTATTGATCATCGTAAAAGGGTGGCTGTCAATAACATTTGAAAGGAAAACAGAGGAATCACAAAGTTAATTGTGAAGTCTCTTCTTTCTGCCTCTCTGTTGCTGGTAGTTTAGTTCGGACGTTCAAATTCAGCTGACTCTTAAAAAGCTAGGGGTAGATTGCAGGTTGTAAAATACATTTCTAGCCCCTAATTGCTTTCTGGTTCTGATGACTTATGGggctttttacatttttatgagGAAACTCCCGTGCACCACAATCAGTAGGGAGTTTTTTTATTATTCCCCCCACCACCTTTCTGGTAGATGTTGAGTCACTTCGAACTCTCCAAACACTTTGAGGATGGTGTAACGTTTggttttcctttttatttctaaCATGGTGGGCACTCTAGATTTCTGTGGCAGTTCAAGCACATCGTTTATTTTGTACAACAACTAAATTTAACCAACTGCTGTGGATTTGGTCCTTTGCCAGGCAACAAAAGAGGAAAGGAAAACGAGAACGTGTTCAGCTTTCTATGTTGTTTCAGGGCCACGTATAGAGCACACACTCATGTTCTATTCCTCAGCAAACTCAGGAACATATTTCTCAAGCCAGCCTGACCAGAGAATTTCTATTTTCAAACTAGATTTTTATGGAAGGAgcttattttaagcatttttctttGATCTAACAACAATAATTGTGTTGTGTGAGTAACCTCAGTGCCTCCTGATGTGGAAAATGGTAGTTTGCACAAGCCATTTATATCCTGACTTAAGTCCAAGTATCCTTTAACTGGGCTATAGTTAGAGACTTTATACTATTTATTGTGCACATTGTGGTGGAAGCCGCAGGAATCAAGGTTGGCATCCCCACACTActgtaagagtgtgtgtgtgtgggggggggatgtcATACTAGAGAGATCCAGGGCAGGGCACAAAGATGGTATTTCACATTGGCTAGAAGCCTATCTTAGCAGTGGTGAGAGACCTTGCTATTACATAGCAGTGACCCAGCCATGTTATACAGCAGTTCTGCCCTACAAGCAAACAGGTGCATGCTTTGTTACAGCTCTGTTACGGTGCTGTATTTCTCCTCAAGTTTTGTGTTATAACGGTCATTTTTGCTATGTAGATGAACCCTCAATTATGTATCTTCACCCACTGCGCTCGACAGCTCACTGGGAGACTTTCAAAGATGGGTTGAGATACTTGCCCAGTGCAAACCTAATAACTGTCTATCGTCCAGTTTGGGACCATTTAAGAGGGTTTTTAGGTTGGTGTTTTGGGGGTATTTTTGCAACACAGCTGTCAAATGAAGGCAAATACGTGTAATGTTGTCTCTCAAAACCAAAGTGAGGTTCAGGTTCATCATTTCCAAAAACACTAGTTGCCCAAGTGAACTTACCCAATCAAACTCTGCAGTCCTATCCCACGTGAAACTCCTACTGAATATGACGGCAGCTTTGTCCAGTTTAGGACAGCAGAACTGGCCCCATGCATTGATGACTTTGAGCACTAACAAAGAAAATGTTATGCTAGCTAGAAGGGCAGCATCATACAAATGCCTGTTGGGTACCAAACTCTGTCCCACAAAGCTGAACAAATACAACATTCTGCTTACTATGGAATTGCTTTCCATCTTTTCTTTGTAGGAAAAGagaatttgtttaattttttttgcagaagACAAGGGAAAAAGACTTCTTAAAATTAGCGTTGGGACCAAAGGGACAATTCTTAAGCAGACCCCAATCAGTATTTTGActcaggcccatctctgcttGATTATGAATTGTTTGTGTATCTAATAAGAGGGGGACTCACCCTCCTCCTGGATGACTGGACATGTGGCTTCGACTAGATGATGCATTTTGTTTTCAGTGTCACTTGAAATGGCTACTGCAGCATGCTTCCTGTCCGCAATGAGAACTAATGTCTGTAATGAATTATTTCTTTCCAGATTGCGTGAGGCGAGCTGGAGGCAAAATCCTGGTACACTGTGAAGCCGGAATTTCACGCTCCCCCACCATCTGCATGGCTTATCTCATGAAAACGAAAAAGTTCCGCCTGGAGGAGGCATTTGATTACATCAAACAACGTAGGAGTCTGATCTCACCAAATTTTGGATTCATGGGCCAATTACTACAGTATGAGTCAGAGATCCTGTCTTCCACTCCTAGCCCCCCTGTTGCCTCGTGCAAAAGGGAAGCTGTGTCTTTTTTTGCAGAAGAACTGACTTTAAGCAAAAACTTTGAAGGCTCATGTTACACATTTCCTACCTCAGTCTTGAGTTCTGTGCCCATTCGTTCTCCTGTCCATCAGCTAAAACTTAGTCCGATTACTGCATCTTCATCATGCTAAACCCTATTGGAAATGAGAAATAATATGTTCCTTTGATACCAACTGTGATTCCAATAAGAACATTTCATGAACGTGCAATACAGAAGGCCTCACTGATTTATTCCAAAACGGAATAGTCATAGTTGGTGGTAACTTGTGTATATGGACACTGACTACAAACAAAAGTGATGTACGCAGGGCTGGCTTTCTAGAGATTTAATgtcctctttaaaaacaaacaaaacaacactgCTTTTCTAAGTTTTTAATAGAGTGCAACCACTACTGTACTTCCAGATCCCAATGGAACCCCTTCCACGTAAAAGGGTCAGACCCATACAACTGTCTCTCGGTTCCTGTCTCTTTGAAAAATTGTAACAGCCTTGTTTAAAGTGTAAGCAATAAACAACTGTATCAGGAAAGAGCAAGTCAAATGAAAAGCACAATCCTTGAAATGACAGGGAGGGCAAGCACTCTAATACTCGTTTTGCCTGTTTCCTTGCTGTTTGTTTCATGCGTCAGGGATTAAGCTGATCTGAAGCTGGGGTTcggaagaaacttccctttgtgGTTTTATTATTGCAGAATCAGGGGCATTAGAGGGGGTTTTCACCTTTCTCAGAAGCAtcaggcattggccactctctGTGACAAGATATTTGATTACATGGACCATTGATCTATTTAGGTGTGGCGTTTCCTGTGTTTCTGCACTTGCCGTTGTACTGTATGTGCTTTTACCTAACGCAGAGAACCAGGGACTTTAAATGACGTGATCAGGCTATCCTGCTGAGCTACTATCTCATCTGTTATTTAAGAACTGCCCTGTAATACTTGAACATCTATCTAACCCTCCTCAAAGTCACTCTTCCATCCATTGAAACTGTAATTGGTGGAATTTAGACTAAAAGTCTCAGCCCCATCCTCTGACCTCTTCAAAGTGTTACTGGTTCGTACTATGTGGAGAAAAGTGGTCGTCTTCAGTGTTACATGGCTTGCTGTCATATGTATGGTCACTCCCACCTAATGTTTCTTCTGGTAAAATTGTCTCTCACAAGGGGACTGACTGTCTTTTGTGTTGAGTTTCTGTGTCTGCAGGGAGTTCGGTGTGTGCTGCTGCTTTGTCCGTtgacttttttttattgtttttttttaaatatgggaaaTAGCAATAATTCCCTGAAGATCTTGTGAATGTGAAAGAAAAACTGCAATGTTTTTATGGAgtgtaaaataaaagaaaaactgtTGAAAAATTCTGCCTGCTTTGCTTGCAATAAGTCCATTAGGCTCATGAAAAGCTTGTGCCACGGAGAGAAGTGAAAGCAGTCTTGGGTCATGGGAACCTCAAAGCAGGTATATTGAAAGAAGAGAGGGTAAAAGCAAGTGGGCTACCAGAGAAGGTCCCagaagtatttatttatttttattttaaaaagactgaACCACAGGAAACCCGGTGGCTTATTTCCAGGTGGTGTGTGGGAACGCTCCTGTGtgacagctgccattttgtttgtGAGCAGGGACTGAACTGGGGATTCCCAGAGTCAAACCATGAGCCTTTTCCATCTTGAACTGAATGACTTAGGTCCTCTGCCTGGGAGCTGTAAGAGTTCTGTGAATGGAGCCcaaaggggtgaggggagggacatGTAGTGCACAGCCAGCTGTGGGGGTGTGATGTTTGGAACCCGGAAAT containing:
- the DUSP5 gene encoding dual specificity protein phosphatase 5, whose protein sequence is MKKVTALDCRQLRKLLRKEPSRCLVLDCRPYLSYSASRLRGALNVNLNSVVMRRARGGPVPLNFVVPDEAARTRLLLPGEGAAAARLAAVIVLDQGTGHWQKLKKESTAQIVLNALLSSLPETGARVCFLKGGYETFYSQYPECCVDVKPISPERNETERNLNSHCEKQSTNYKPAYDQGGPVEILPFLYLGSAYHASKCEFLANLHITALLNVSRKGSESFKEQYCYKWIPVEDSHMADISSHFQEAIDFIDCVRRAGGKILVHCEAGISRSPTICMAYLMKTKKFRLEEAFDYIKQRRSLISPNFGFMGQLLQYESEILSSTPSPPVASCKREAVSFFAEELTLSKNFEGSCYTFPTSVLSSVPIRSPVHQLKLSPITASSSC